A window of Massilia sp. NR 4-1 genomic DNA:
CGTGTGGCCCAGCTGGGCGGCCAGTACGCGCACGATCTCCGGGCCAAGGCCAGTGAACTCCCCTTCCGGCGTACGCTCGAAGACGCGTTCGAAATGCGCGCCCACCACCAGCAGCTCGCGCGCCCCGGCCTGGCCGCTAAACAGCAGCAACACCAGGGCCACTAGCAGCACCACTACGATATGGAAGAGATGACGAAACCGCTTGCCGCGCATGGTGGCCTCCACCGTTTTGCGCTTCATGATACCATTTTTGCATGAACCAACCGCCCCCCGCCCCAGCCCCGCGCAGCGTGCTGCGCACCGCCACTGAAGCCGATATCCCGCGCATGGAAGCGCTGATTTCCCGCTCCGGCATAGGCTTGAGCAAGGGCTTTTACAGCGACGCGCAGGCGGCGGCCGTCACGCGCCATGTCTTCGGCGTGGACAGCCAGCTGGTGGCCGACGGCACCTACTTCATTATTGAACGCGAGGGTGAGGCCGTGGCTTGCGGCGGCTGGAGCAAGCGCGCCACCCTGTTCGGCGGCGACCGCGCCAAGAGCGGTCCCGATCCCCTGCTCGATCCGGCCACGCAGGCGGGACGCATCCGCGCCTTCTTTGTCGATCCGGCGGTGCCGCGCCAGGGTCTGGGCAGCATGCTGATGCGCCATTGCGAAGCCGAGGCGCTGGCCCAGGGCTTCCAGACGCTGGAACTGGCGGCCACCATGCCGGGCGTGCCGCTGTACCTGGCCAGCGGCTTCGAGGTGACGGAAGATTTCGAATTGAGCCTGCCGGGCGGGATTCAGCTGCCGCTGTCGCGCATGCGCAAGCGGATCGCCTGAATCCGGCCCGGCAGGCCTGAAGGACGCGCTTAGCGGCTGTTGAAGCCCTTGCCTTCGGCGGCCAGCTTGACCAGCAGCGGCGCCGGCGTCCAGGCCTCGCCGTGATAGCCCTTGGCCAGTTTCTCGATGGACGCCAGTACATTCGGCAGGCCGAGCGTATCGGCATAGAACATCGGGCCGCCGCGGTGCAGCGGGAAACCGTAGCCGGTCAGGTAGACCATATCGATGTCCGAGGCGCGCAGGGCGATGCCCTCTTCCAGAATCAAGGCCGCCTCGTTCACCAGGGCATACACCAGGCGCTGCACGATTTCCTGGTCGCCGATGGGGCGGCGCTGCACGCCGATATCGGCCGAGTGGCGCACGATCATGGCGTTGACTTCCTCGTTCGGATAGGCCTTGCGGTCGCCCGGCTTGTAGTCATACCAGCCGCCGCCCGTTTTCTGGCCGAAGCGGCCCATCTCGCACAGCAGGTCGGCCGTTTTCGAATAGCTGATCTCCGGCTTTTCGACATAGCGGCGCTTGCGGATATACCAGCCGATATCGTTGCCCGCCAAATCGCCCATGCGGAACGGTCCCATGGCAAAGCCGAACTTCTCGACCGCCTGGTCGACCTGCTCCGGCAGGCAGCCTTCCTCCAGCAGGAAGCCGGCCTGGCGGCTGTACTGTTCGATCATGCGGTTGCCGATAAAGCCGTCGCACACGCCCGACACCACCCCGGTTTTCTTCAGCTTTTTCGACA
This region includes:
- a CDS encoding GNAT family N-acetyltransferase; this encodes MNQPPPAPAPRSVLRTATEADIPRMEALISRSGIGLSKGFYSDAQAAAVTRHVFGVDSQLVADGTYFIIEREGEAVACGGWSKRATLFGGDRAKSGPDPLLDPATQAGRIRAFFVDPAVPRQGLGSMLMRHCEAEALAQGFQTLELAATMPGVPLYLASGFEVTEDFELSLPGGIQLPLSRMRKRIA